In a genomic window of Gambusia affinis linkage group LG04, SWU_Gaff_1.0, whole genome shotgun sequence:
- the rgl3a gene encoding ral guanine nucleotide dissociation stimulator-like 1 isoform X2 translates to MGKWQLSMELVQEWGEEEEDGAIFGITLRRETVPPGSDSPDPSPAFRDKALANSDNAVSLHSTALPVVRLWLEEYSTDFQDPPQYQALRLLCSHLRHRLSFRRLLSTAEALLKRLQEQDCSRSVSEHLSASLQRCKLGDGGETSAKPDKHNFLDFPVREVAEQLTRLDAELFVKVEPFHCLGCIWSQRDKKENRNLAPSVRATISQFNVVTNRVITSLLCPSSPSPDTSSPVLSPSSTPTFLNPSSAPGSPHGSHASPVHRARVIEWWIAVAQECRQLKNFSSLKAILSALQSNAVYRLKRTWAAVSRESMTTFDHLCETFPDENCVLTNGEILVENFSCGVVPYLGTYLTVLTMLDTALADTVEGNLINFEKRRREYEILSQIRQLQAFCSHYSLSVNSDLTAWLQAHTLLTEQESYERSRELEPPVDPCPNSPNSWSRRLLANKLALLRTSHSDQISVSSSGSSGSDLEDLSTPQPSPFRLKLKSLPGSLHNVAEDFSMSSSSSPSLSSSSCCSSQPDLCSSSLALSPESSSSSSSSSCSSQSTCSPQAVLPLYNKQIADSCIIRVTVECVSNGNVYKSILLTSQDHTPQVIQRALEKHNMEDFRSSDFGLYQLLNHGRELHIPDNANVFYAMCTSANYDFVLRQRWRSHGKQFGSFSSPGARHRGRHVK, encoded by the exons atgggaaaatggCAGTTATCGATG GAACTAGTGCAGGAGTGgggcgaggaggaggaggacggggCCATTTTCGGGATCACCCTTCGAAGGGAGACCGTCCCGCCGGGCTCGGACTCCCCTGACCCCTCGCCGGCCTTCAG AGACAAAGCGCTTGCCAATTCGGACAACGCGGTCAGTCTGCACAG taCTGCTCTCCCGGTGGTCCGGCTGTGGTTGGAGGAATACAGCACCGACTTCCAGGACCCGCCTCAGTACCAGGCCCTGAGGCTGCTGTGCTCCCACCTACGTCATCGACTCAGCTTCAGACGTTTGCTTTCGACTGCTGAGGCTTTGCTCAAGAGACTCCAGGAACAAG ATTGCAGCCGCTCCGTGTCAGAACACCTCAGTGCATCCCTGCAGCGCTGCAAACTCGGCGATGGAGGAGAAACGTCCGCTAAACCAGACAAACACAACTTCCTGGACTTCCCAGTTAGAGAAGTAGCAGAGCAGCTCACCAGATTGGACGCC GAGCTGTTTGTGAAAGTGGAGCCGTTCCACTGCCTGGGCTGCATCTGGTCGCAGCGTGACAAGAAGGAAAACCGCAATCTGGCGCCGTCGGTCCGAGCCACCATTTCCCAGTTCAACGTTGTGACCAACCGTGTCATCACTTCCCTCCTCTGCCCGTCCTCACCCAGCCCAGACACTTCCTCCCCCGTCTTGTCCCCTTCCTCGACCCCCACCTTTCTGAACCCGTCTTCGGCACCCGGCTCGCCTCACGGCTCGCACGCCAGTCCGGTTCACAGGGCGCGCGTCATCGAGTGGTGGATCGCCGTCGCACAG GAGTGCAGGCAGCTGAAGAACTTCTCGTCTTTGAAAGCCATCCTGTCCGCCCTGCAGTCCAACGCCGTGTACCGCCTCAAGAGGACCTGGGCCGCTGTGAGCAG gGAAAGCATGACCACCTTTGATCACCTGTGTGAGACGTTTCCCGACGAGAACTGTGTCCTCACAAACGGGGAGATACTAGTTGAG AACTTCAGCTGTGGTGTGGTGCCGTACCTGGGGACGTACCTGACGGTCCTCACCATGTTGGACACGGCGCTGGCCGACACTGTGGAG gGGAATCTCATCAACTTTGAGAAACGGAGGCGG GAGTATGAGATCCTCTCTCAGATCCGACAGCTGCAGGCTTTCTGCTCCCACTACAGCCTCTCGGTGAACTCTGACCTCACAGCCTGGCTCCAGGCTCACACTCTGCTCACGGAGCAGGAGAG CTACGAGCGGTCTCGGGAGCTGGAGCCTCCTGTTGACCCCTGCCCCAACTCTCCCAACTCTTGGAGCCGCCGCCTGCTGGCCAATAAGCTCGCTTT gtTGCGAACGTCGCACTCGGATCAGATCAGCGTGTCGTCGTCTGGGTCCAGTGGTTCAGACCTGGAGGACCTCTCCACGCCTCAGCCTTCACCCTTCAGGCTCAAACTGAAG TCTCTCCCAGGCTCGCTTCACAACGTAGCGGAGGACTTCTCCATGTCTTCCTCGTCCTCACCGAGCCTCTCCAGCTCATCCTGCTGCTCCTCGCAGCCAGACCTCTGCTCTTCTTCTCTGGCGCTCAGCCCAGAgtcgtcctcctcctcatcgTCATCGTCGTGTTCATCGCAGTCCACCTGCTCTCCCCAGGCCGTGCTGCCTCTCTACAACAAACAGATTGCAGACTCGTGTATCATCAGGGTCACGGTGGAGTGTGTCAGCAACGGAAACGTCTACAAGAGCATCCTG CTGACCAGCCAGGACCACACGCCGCAGGTGATCCAGAGAGCTCTAGAGAAACACAATATGGAGGATTTCAGGAGCAGCGACTTTGGCCTCTACCAGCTGCTCAACCATGGAAGAG agCTTCACATTCCTGACAACGCCAACGTCTTCTACGCCATGTGCACCTCGGCCAACTATGACTTCGTGCTGCGACAGCGCTGGAGGAGCCACGGGAAACAGTTTGGCTCCTTCTCCAGCCCCGGCGCTCGACACAGGGGCCGGCACGTCAAATGA
- the rgl3a gene encoding ral guanine nucleotide dissociation stimulator-like 1 isoform X1 — MGKWQLSMELVQEWGEEEEDGAIFGITLRRETVPPGSDSPDPSPAFRCVQYHTVKVRRLKAATLERLVSHLLDAEHREPDFIRVFLSMYRAFTSTGAFIELLFQRDKALANSDNAVSLHSTALPVVRLWLEEYSTDFQDPPQYQALRLLCSHLRHRLSFRRLLSTAEALLKRLQEQDCSRSVSEHLSASLQRCKLGDGGETSAKPDKHNFLDFPVREVAEQLTRLDAELFVKVEPFHCLGCIWSQRDKKENRNLAPSVRATISQFNVVTNRVITSLLCPSSPSPDTSSPVLSPSSTPTFLNPSSAPGSPHGSHASPVHRARVIEWWIAVAQECRQLKNFSSLKAILSALQSNAVYRLKRTWAAVSRESMTTFDHLCETFPDENCVLTNGEILVENFSCGVVPYLGTYLTVLTMLDTALADTVEGNLINFEKRRREYEILSQIRQLQAFCSHYSLSVNSDLTAWLQAHTLLTEQESYERSRELEPPVDPCPNSPNSWSRRLLANKLALLRTSHSDQISVSSSGSSGSDLEDLSTPQPSPFRLKLKSLPGSLHNVAEDFSMSSSSSPSLSSSSCCSSQPDLCSSSLALSPESSSSSSSSSCSSQSTCSPQAVLPLYNKQIADSCIIRVTVECVSNGNVYKSILLTSQDHTPQVIQRALEKHNMEDFRSSDFGLYQLLNHGRELHIPDNANVFYAMCTSANYDFVLRQRWRSHGKQFGSFSSPGARHRGRHVK; from the exons atgggaaaatggCAGTTATCGATG GAACTAGTGCAGGAGTGgggcgaggaggaggaggacggggCCATTTTCGGGATCACCCTTCGAAGGGAGACCGTCCCGCCGGGCTCGGACTCCCCTGACCCCTCGCCGGCCTTCAGGTGCGTCCAGTACCACACGGTGAAGGTTCGCAGGCTGAAGGCCGCCACCTTGGAGCGCCTGGTGTCCCACCTGCTGGACGCAGAGCACCGGGAGCCCGACTTCATCCGGGTGTTCCTCTCCATGTACCGGGCCTTCACCTCCACCGGCGCCTTCATTGAACTGTTGTTTCAGAG AGACAAAGCGCTTGCCAATTCGGACAACGCGGTCAGTCTGCACAG taCTGCTCTCCCGGTGGTCCGGCTGTGGTTGGAGGAATACAGCACCGACTTCCAGGACCCGCCTCAGTACCAGGCCCTGAGGCTGCTGTGCTCCCACCTACGTCATCGACTCAGCTTCAGACGTTTGCTTTCGACTGCTGAGGCTTTGCTCAAGAGACTCCAGGAACAAG ATTGCAGCCGCTCCGTGTCAGAACACCTCAGTGCATCCCTGCAGCGCTGCAAACTCGGCGATGGAGGAGAAACGTCCGCTAAACCAGACAAACACAACTTCCTGGACTTCCCAGTTAGAGAAGTAGCAGAGCAGCTCACCAGATTGGACGCC GAGCTGTTTGTGAAAGTGGAGCCGTTCCACTGCCTGGGCTGCATCTGGTCGCAGCGTGACAAGAAGGAAAACCGCAATCTGGCGCCGTCGGTCCGAGCCACCATTTCCCAGTTCAACGTTGTGACCAACCGTGTCATCACTTCCCTCCTCTGCCCGTCCTCACCCAGCCCAGACACTTCCTCCCCCGTCTTGTCCCCTTCCTCGACCCCCACCTTTCTGAACCCGTCTTCGGCACCCGGCTCGCCTCACGGCTCGCACGCCAGTCCGGTTCACAGGGCGCGCGTCATCGAGTGGTGGATCGCCGTCGCACAG GAGTGCAGGCAGCTGAAGAACTTCTCGTCTTTGAAAGCCATCCTGTCCGCCCTGCAGTCCAACGCCGTGTACCGCCTCAAGAGGACCTGGGCCGCTGTGAGCAG gGAAAGCATGACCACCTTTGATCACCTGTGTGAGACGTTTCCCGACGAGAACTGTGTCCTCACAAACGGGGAGATACTAGTTGAG AACTTCAGCTGTGGTGTGGTGCCGTACCTGGGGACGTACCTGACGGTCCTCACCATGTTGGACACGGCGCTGGCCGACACTGTGGAG gGGAATCTCATCAACTTTGAGAAACGGAGGCGG GAGTATGAGATCCTCTCTCAGATCCGACAGCTGCAGGCTTTCTGCTCCCACTACAGCCTCTCGGTGAACTCTGACCTCACAGCCTGGCTCCAGGCTCACACTCTGCTCACGGAGCAGGAGAG CTACGAGCGGTCTCGGGAGCTGGAGCCTCCTGTTGACCCCTGCCCCAACTCTCCCAACTCTTGGAGCCGCCGCCTGCTGGCCAATAAGCTCGCTTT gtTGCGAACGTCGCACTCGGATCAGATCAGCGTGTCGTCGTCTGGGTCCAGTGGTTCAGACCTGGAGGACCTCTCCACGCCTCAGCCTTCACCCTTCAGGCTCAAACTGAAG TCTCTCCCAGGCTCGCTTCACAACGTAGCGGAGGACTTCTCCATGTCTTCCTCGTCCTCACCGAGCCTCTCCAGCTCATCCTGCTGCTCCTCGCAGCCAGACCTCTGCTCTTCTTCTCTGGCGCTCAGCCCAGAgtcgtcctcctcctcatcgTCATCGTCGTGTTCATCGCAGTCCACCTGCTCTCCCCAGGCCGTGCTGCCTCTCTACAACAAACAGATTGCAGACTCGTGTATCATCAGGGTCACGGTGGAGTGTGTCAGCAACGGAAACGTCTACAAGAGCATCCTG CTGACCAGCCAGGACCACACGCCGCAGGTGATCCAGAGAGCTCTAGAGAAACACAATATGGAGGATTTCAGGAGCAGCGACTTTGGCCTCTACCAGCTGCTCAACCATGGAAGAG agCTTCACATTCCTGACAACGCCAACGTCTTCTACGCCATGTGCACCTCGGCCAACTATGACTTCGTGCTGCGACAGCGCTGGAGGAGCCACGGGAAACAGTTTGGCTCCTTCTCCAGCCCCGGCGCTCGACACAGGGGCCGGCACGTCAAATGA
- the LOC122829236 gene encoding nuclear factor interleukin-3-regulated protein-like, whose protein sequence is MEVEAFSPYDGSLPSPGPDGSTRISRQPKGSKSTVTSRRKREFISDEKKDASYWEKRRKNNEAAKRSREKRRINDMVLENRVMALNEENVRLKTELLQLKLRFGLISASSYMEKSQQISNSTADGNPGSNGSSTNGTPNSNAYHSSSGYSSASQVMLNSDSSEAEQSSRSERHTMLHKYSPLGSVSDMSDGSSRDSPEPMGYNIKKEPLGMEMGGLESNRIPNGVTNGIPNGAYCGNTTLVSPHQQNTTLAETARDYQYHQQEHQQCHMETTGPAPQATSTQRSVILYRSSSGCYPMENQKLEDQQSQQNRPPQHILHSLPSEFSDCSVTISEVAEKLERTKTMDSPQYEYTNDHAESSEELQQRFSHSTHLPDDDHPCYSYQAQENCLQHTESPQNSFAPELISSEESKSFIQHNGYLGTLDEEPPVLTYEGGPRPNGFYQENSSAKDTSSSDGDPRSSDKEGSTDDESPSSSSSDISSYHQKAEGAGGLHSEYHTEVQVTALPHKLRLKYRALSNGAAGAQVEGLVFNSMSPSPTLPQHPYLALPSNPSNGQANGEGKETETEYVEEVKAEVNDRAEAKKEGGKKGSVGGRSGRNKRRD, encoded by the coding sequence ATGGAAGTTGAAGCATTTTCTCCCTACGATGGGAGCCTCCCTTCCCCTGGTCCTGATGGTTCAACACGGATCAGTCGCCAGCCCAAAGGCTCTAAATCAACCGTAACCTCACGTCGCAAGCGAGAGTTCATTTCTGATGAGAAGAAAGATGCCTCATATTGGGAAAAACGGAGGAAGAACAATGAGGCGGCCAAGCGTTCGAGGGAGAAGCGTCGCATCAATGATATGGTGCTGGAGAATCGCGTCATGGCACTAAACGAAGAGAACGTCCGTCTGAAGACGGAACTCCTTCAGCTCAAACTGCGCTTTGGTCTCATTAGTGCATCTTCCTACATGGAGAAAAGTCAGCAGATCTCTAACAGTACTGCAGATGGAAACCCAGGTAGCAATGGGAGTAGCACCAATGGCACCCCTAACAGCAACGCCTACCACTCGAGCAGCGGCTACTCCAGTGCGTCCCAAGTGATGCTGAATTCTGACTCATCTGAAGCTGAACAGTCCAGCCGAAGTGAACGCCACACCATGCTCCACAAGTACTCACCTCTGGGCTCTGTGTCTGATATGTCTGATGGTTCTTCCAGAGATAGCCCTGAACCCATGGGCTACAACATCAAGAAGGAGCCCTTGGGAATGGAGATGGGTGGACTGGAAAGCAATAGGATTCCCAATGGAGTTACCAATGGGATACCAAACGGAGCGTACTGTGGCAACACCACTCTGGTTTCCCCTCACCAGCAAAACACCACATTAGCTGAAACTGCCAGAGACTACCAATATCATCAGCAAGAGCACCAGCAGTGCCACATGGAAACAACTGGTCCTGCTCCGCAGGCTACCTCTACTCAGAGGAGTGTCATCTTGTACCGTTCCAGCAGTGGCTGTTACCCCATGGAGAACCAGAAGCTGGAGGACCAGCAGTCCCAGCAGAATAGACCACCACAGCATATCCTGCACAGTTTGCCCTCAGAGTTCTCTGACTGCTCAGTAACCATCTCTGAGGTTGCAGAGAAGCTCGAGAGGACAAAGACCATGGACTCACCTCAGTATGAATACACCAATGATCATGCCGAGTCCTCCGAGGAGCTCCAGCAAAGGTTTAGTCACAGTACCCACCTGCCAGATGACGACCACCCCTGCTACAGCTACCAGGCTCAGGAGAACTGTCTTCAGCACACCGAGAGTCCCCAGAACTCCTTTGCCCCTGAGCTTATCAGCAGTGAGGAGAGCAAGTCCTTCATACAGCACAATGGCTACCTCGGCACACTGGATGAAGAGCCCCCTGTTCTCACCTACGAAGGAGGGCCACGACCCAATGGCTTCTATCAGGAGAACTCCTCTGCTAAAGACACCTCCTCAAGTGACGGAGACCCTCGTAGCTCTGATAAAGAGGGCTCCACCGATGACGAATCCCCCTCATCGTCATCCTCAGACATCAGCAGCTACCACCAGAAGGCAGAGGGAGCTGGCGGTTTGCACAGTGAATACCACACAGAGGTCCAAGTCACTGCCCTGCCCCACAAGCTCCGCCTCAAGTACAGAGCTCTGTCCAACGGGGCAGCTGGAGCTCAGGTGGAGGGACTGGTCTTCAACTCTATGTCCCCTTCTCCCACTCTGCCCCAGCACCCCTACTTAGCCCTGCCCAGCAATCCTTCCAATGGCCAGGCCAACGGAGAGGGCAAAGAGACTGAGACTGAGTATGTGGAAGAAGTCAAGGCTGAGGTGAATGACAGGGCAGAGGCAaaaaaggaaggagggaagaagGGATCTGTCGGTGGGAGAAGTGGACGGAATAAGAGGCGAGATTAA